A region from the Mustela erminea isolate mMusErm1 chromosome 10, mMusErm1.Pri, whole genome shotgun sequence genome encodes:
- the LCK gene encoding tyrosine-protein kinase Lck isoform X2 — MGCSCSSNSEEDWMENIDVCENCHYPIVPLDGKATLPIRNGSEVRDPLVIYEGSNPPASPLQDNLVIALHSYEPSHDGDLGFEKGEQLRILERNGEWWKAQSLTTGQEGFIPFNFVAKANSLEPEPWFFKNLSRKDAERQLLAPGNTHGSFLIRESESTAGSFSLSVRDFDQNQGEVVKHYKIRNLDQGGFYISPRITFPGLHELVRHYTRYYNGHTKVAVKSLKQGSMSPDAFLAEANLMKQLQHQRLVRLYAVVTQEPIYIITEYMENGSLVDFLKTPPGIKLTINKLLDMAAQIAEGMAFIEERNYIHRDLRAANILVSDTLSCKIADFGLARLIVDNEYTAREGAKFPIKWTAPEAINYGTFTIKSDVWSFGILLTEIVTHGRIPYPGMTNPEVIQNLERGYRMVRPDNCPEELYHLMMLCWKERPEDRPTFDYLRSVLEDFFTATEGQYQPQP, encoded by the exons ATGGGCTGTAGCTGCAGCTCAAACTCTGAAGAAGACTGGATGGAAAACATCGATGTATGTGAGAACTGCCATTACCCCATAGTCCCACTGGATGGCAAGGCCACG cTGCCCATCCGCAATGGCTCTGAGGTGCGGGATCCACTGGTCATCTATGAAGGCTCCAACCCCCCAGCCTCACCATTGCAAG ACAACCTGGTTATCGCTCTGCACAGCTACGAGCCCTCTCACGATGGAGACTTGGGCTTCGAGAAGGGTGAACAGCTCCGTATCCTGGAGCG GAACGGCGAATGGTGGAAGGCACAGTCCCTGACCACCGGCCAGGAAGGTTTCATTCCCTTCAACTTCGTGGCCAAAGCGAATAGCCTGGAGCCCGAACC CTGGTTCTTCAAGAACCTGAGCCGCAAGGACGCTGAGCGACAGCTCCTGGCGCCCGGGAACACGCACGGCTCCTTCCTGATCCGGGAGAGCGAGAGCACCGCGG GATCGTTTTCACTGTCCGTGCGGGACTTCGACCAGAACCAGGGAGAGGTGGTGAAACATTACAAAATCCGTAACCTGGACCAAGGCGGCTTCTACATCTCGCCCCGCATCACTTTTCCTGGCCTGCACGAGCTGGTCCGCCATTACACCA GGTACTACAACGGGCACACAAAGGTGGCAGTCAAGAGCCTGAAGCAGGGAAGCATGTCCCCCGACGCCTTCTTGGCCGAGGCCAACCTCATGAAGCAGCTGCAACACCAGAGACTGGTCCGGCTCTACGCGGTggtcacccaggagcccatctACATCATCACGGAATACATGGAGAACG ggagcctggtAGATTTCCTCAAGACCCCCCCAGGCATCAAGCTGACCATCAACAAACTCCTGGACATGGCAGCCCAA ATTGCAGAGGGCATGGCATTCATTGAAGAGCGGAATTATATCCACCGTGACCTGAGGGCTGCCAACATCCTCGTTTCTGACACCCTGAGCTGCAAGATTGCAGACTTTGGCCTAGCACGCCTCATTGTGGACAACGAGTACACAGCCAGGGAGG gaGCCAAGTTTCCCATTAAGTGGACAGCACCGGAAGCCATTAACTATGGGACATTCACCATCAAGTCGGATGTGTGGTCTTTTGGGATCCTGCTGACGGAGATTGTCACCCATGGCCGCATTCCTTACCCAG GGATGACCAATCCTGAGGTGATTCAGAACCTAGAGCGAGGCTACCGTATGGTGCGACCTGACAACTGTCCCGAGGAGCTGTACCACCTCATGATGCTTTGCTGGAAGGAGCGCCCAGAGGACCGGCCCACCTTTGACTACCTGCGCAGTGTGCTGGAGGACTTCTTCACGGCCACAGAGGGCCAGTACCAGCCTCAGCCCTGA
- the LCK gene encoding tyrosine-protein kinase Lck isoform X1: protein MGCSCSSNSEEDWMENIDVCENCHYPIVPLDGKATLPIRNGSEVRDPLVIYEGSNPPASPLQDNLVIALHSYEPSHDGDLGFEKGEQLRILERNGEWWKAQSLTTGQEGFIPFNFVAKANSLEPEPWFFKNLSRKDAERQLLAPGNTHGSFLIRESESTAGSFSLSVRDFDQNQGEVVKHYKIRNLDQGGFYISPRITFPGLHELVRHYTNASDGLCTRLSRPCQTQKPQKPWWEDEWEVPRETLKLVERLGAGQFGEVWMGYYNGHTKVAVKSLKQGSMSPDAFLAEANLMKQLQHQRLVRLYAVVTQEPIYIITEYMENGSLVDFLKTPPGIKLTINKLLDMAAQIAEGMAFIEERNYIHRDLRAANILVSDTLSCKIADFGLARLIVDNEYTAREGAKFPIKWTAPEAINYGTFTIKSDVWSFGILLTEIVTHGRIPYPGMTNPEVIQNLERGYRMVRPDNCPEELYHLMMLCWKERPEDRPTFDYLRSVLEDFFTATEGQYQPQP, encoded by the exons ATGGGCTGTAGCTGCAGCTCAAACTCTGAAGAAGACTGGATGGAAAACATCGATGTATGTGAGAACTGCCATTACCCCATAGTCCCACTGGATGGCAAGGCCACG cTGCCCATCCGCAATGGCTCTGAGGTGCGGGATCCACTGGTCATCTATGAAGGCTCCAACCCCCCAGCCTCACCATTGCAAG ACAACCTGGTTATCGCTCTGCACAGCTACGAGCCCTCTCACGATGGAGACTTGGGCTTCGAGAAGGGTGAACAGCTCCGTATCCTGGAGCG GAACGGCGAATGGTGGAAGGCACAGTCCCTGACCACCGGCCAGGAAGGTTTCATTCCCTTCAACTTCGTGGCCAAAGCGAATAGCCTGGAGCCCGAACC CTGGTTCTTCAAGAACCTGAGCCGCAAGGACGCTGAGCGACAGCTCCTGGCGCCCGGGAACACGCACGGCTCCTTCCTGATCCGGGAGAGCGAGAGCACCGCGG GATCGTTTTCACTGTCCGTGCGGGACTTCGACCAGAACCAGGGAGAGGTGGTGAAACATTACAAAATCCGTAACCTGGACCAAGGCGGCTTCTACATCTCGCCCCGCATCACTTTTCCTGGCCTGCACGAGCTGGTCCGCCATTACACCA ATGCTTCGGACGGGCTGTGCACGCGGTTGAGTCGCCCCTGCCAGACCCAGAAGCCCCAGAAGCCTTGGTGGGAGGACGAGTGGGAGGTTCCCAGGGAGACGCTGAAGCTGGTGGAGCGGCTGGGGGCTGGCCAGTTCGGGGAAGTGTGGATGG GGTACTACAACGGGCACACAAAGGTGGCAGTCAAGAGCCTGAAGCAGGGAAGCATGTCCCCCGACGCCTTCTTGGCCGAGGCCAACCTCATGAAGCAGCTGCAACACCAGAGACTGGTCCGGCTCTACGCGGTggtcacccaggagcccatctACATCATCACGGAATACATGGAGAACG ggagcctggtAGATTTCCTCAAGACCCCCCCAGGCATCAAGCTGACCATCAACAAACTCCTGGACATGGCAGCCCAA ATTGCAGAGGGCATGGCATTCATTGAAGAGCGGAATTATATCCACCGTGACCTGAGGGCTGCCAACATCCTCGTTTCTGACACCCTGAGCTGCAAGATTGCAGACTTTGGCCTAGCACGCCTCATTGTGGACAACGAGTACACAGCCAGGGAGG gaGCCAAGTTTCCCATTAAGTGGACAGCACCGGAAGCCATTAACTATGGGACATTCACCATCAAGTCGGATGTGTGGTCTTTTGGGATCCTGCTGACGGAGATTGTCACCCATGGCCGCATTCCTTACCCAG GGATGACCAATCCTGAGGTGATTCAGAACCTAGAGCGAGGCTACCGTATGGTGCGACCTGACAACTGTCCCGAGGAGCTGTACCACCTCATGATGCTTTGCTGGAAGGAGCGCCCAGAGGACCGGCCCACCTTTGACTACCTGCGCAGTGTGCTGGAGGACTTCTTCACGGCCACAGAGGGCCAGTACCAGCCTCAGCCCTGA